One window of Mediterraneibacter gnavus ATCC 29149 genomic DNA carries:
- a CDS encoding sensor histidine kinase, which translates to MRWETVALLVFGFLCGMTVMYILNRRQRIQEFNKIAEITEDILNERKVQAFSTGEETLYSKLEHQLVRVQEMLQGRSEEAERSRDEIQKLISQIAHQMRTPLMNMETYIGFLEDGKEQMSEELFFQSVDALKNSQGKLGFLVESFIRMARLEQHILQIKKEEPDLLKTVRNGFGQIQRRAEEKEIQFQIILPEQVTCLHDPNWLGEAFYNILDNAVKYSEYKGLIKVDVQQKERFVKIQVRDYGIGIEPGEENAVFQRFYRGKRVTTQDGFGIGLYLAREIVSRHQGFLMIRRKEKGVLIEINLPSGLLEVC; encoded by the coding sequence ATGAGATGGGAAACTGTGGCGCTACTGGTTTTCGGATTTTTATGTGGGATGACGGTGATGTATATTCTGAACAGAAGACAGAGAATACAGGAATTCAATAAAATCGCAGAAATTACAGAAGATATTTTAAATGAAAGAAAGGTGCAGGCATTTTCAACAGGAGAAGAAACGCTGTACTCTAAATTGGAGCATCAGCTGGTGCGTGTGCAGGAAATGCTTCAGGGCAGGAGTGAGGAAGCGGAGAGAAGCAGGGATGAAATACAGAAACTGATCTCACAGATTGCGCATCAGATGCGCACACCGCTGATGAATATGGAAACATATATTGGTTTTCTGGAGGATGGGAAGGAACAGATGTCAGAGGAGTTGTTTTTTCAATCCGTTGACGCATTGAAGAACAGTCAGGGAAAATTAGGGTTTCTTGTGGAGAGTTTTATCCGAATGGCGCGGCTGGAGCAGCATATACTTCAGATAAAAAAAGAAGAGCCGGATCTTTTAAAAACAGTAAGAAATGGATTTGGACAGATACAAAGAAGGGCGGAGGAAAAAGAGATTCAGTTCCAGATTATTCTGCCGGAACAGGTGACTTGTCTGCATGATCCGAACTGGTTGGGAGAGGCGTTTTATAATATACTGGACAATGCAGTAAAATACAGTGAGTACAAAGGACTGATCAAGGTGGATGTCCAACAGAAGGAAAGGTTTGTGAAGATTCAGGTGCGGGATTATGGGATTGGGATTGAACCGGGAGAGGAAAATGCAGTTTTTCAGCGATTTTATCGGGGAAAACGTGTAACGACCCAGGATGGCTTTGGAATCGGGCTGTATCTGGCAAGAGAAATTGTCAGCAGGCATCAGGGCTTTCTTATGATCAGAAGAAAAGAAAAAGGAGTATTGATAGAAATAAATCTTCCTTCCGGATTGTTAGAAGTTTGTTAG